In Blastopirellula sp. J2-11, a single genomic region encodes these proteins:
- the thrS gene encoding threonine--tRNA ligase, whose amino-acid sequence MLEVHLPDGNVKSYDIAITPMDVAADIGAGLAKATLAAQIDGQTVGFDAPLPTEGSVNLRLLTNKDKEALGVMRHSCAHIMARAVMRLFDGVQLAFGPTIEGGFYYDFDLEHKLTAEDFPAIEAEMKKIIKENEPFERIEESREGALAVVKDIDQHYKIEHIETGLSGHDTLSFYRQGEFIDLCRGPHVPRPKSIGAYKLLSVAGAYWKGSSDNKQLQRVYATAFFNKDDLAAHLEKLEEAKRRDHRTLGKQLELFAINPLVGQGLILWLPKGAVVRQQLTDFVSEQLKKHEYESVYTPNIGKVDLYKTSGHYPYYKESQFPPIHVSDDEEYLLKPMNCPHHIMIYKNRPRSYRELPVRLSEFGTVYRYEQSGELNGMTRVRGFCQDDAHIFCMEEQVEEEFRKCIEMTQYVLNSLGLTDYRVRLGFRDPDNGKYVGNSKVWDRAEQSLVSVCKNMGIDAVAEAGEAAFYGPKADFVVNDCLGREWQLGTVQLDYNLPSTERFALEYVGADNQMHRPVMIHRAPFGSLERFMGVLIEHFAGAFPLWLAPEQVRVLVVSQKFEEYARKVEAELKQAGFRVKGDYRPEKIGSKIRDAQLELIPYMFVIGGREMETESVAVRDRIDGDLGSMKVAEAIDKLKQEVAERKVRQVFTGSAGLGTAATGTTDEY is encoded by the coding sequence ATGCTCGAGGTTCATCTTCCTGACGGCAACGTAAAATCTTACGACATCGCAATCACTCCCATGGACGTCGCCGCCGACATTGGCGCTGGCCTCGCAAAGGCTACGTTGGCGGCCCAAATCGACGGACAGACCGTCGGGTTTGACGCCCCGCTGCCGACCGAGGGCTCGGTCAATCTGCGGCTGCTGACCAACAAAGACAAAGAAGCGCTCGGCGTGATGCGACACAGCTGCGCCCATATCATGGCCCGCGCCGTCATGCGTCTGTTTGACGGCGTGCAGCTCGCCTTCGGCCCGACCATCGAAGGGGGGTTCTACTACGACTTTGATCTCGAGCATAAGTTGACCGCGGAAGACTTCCCGGCAATTGAAGCGGAGATGAAGAAGATCATCAAAGAGAACGAGCCGTTTGAGCGAATCGAAGAGTCGCGGGAAGGCGCGTTAGCGGTCGTCAAAGATATCGACCAGCATTACAAGATCGAACATATCGAAACCGGCTTGTCGGGTCACGATACCTTGTCGTTTTATCGTCAGGGAGAGTTCATCGATCTCTGTCGCGGCCCCCACGTTCCTCGTCCCAAGTCGATCGGCGCGTACAAGCTCCTCTCGGTCGCCGGCGCCTACTGGAAGGGAAGCTCCGACAACAAGCAACTGCAGCGCGTTTATGCGACGGCGTTCTTCAACAAAGATGACCTGGCCGCTCATCTCGAGAAGCTGGAAGAAGCGAAACGCCGCGACCATCGCACTTTGGGCAAACAGCTCGAACTGTTCGCGATCAATCCGCTGGTCGGCCAAGGGCTGATCTTGTGGCTCCCCAAGGGCGCCGTCGTGCGACAACAATTGACCGACTTCGTTTCGGAGCAATTGAAGAAGCACGAATACGAATCGGTGTATACCCCGAACATCGGCAAGGTCGATCTTTACAAGACCTCAGGGCACTATCCTTACTACAAAGAGAGCCAATTCCCGCCGATCCACGTTTCGGATGACGAAGAATATCTTCTCAAGCCGATGAACTGCCCGCATCACATCATGATCTACAAGAACCGGCCGCGCAGTTATCGCGAGTTGCCGGTCCGCTTGTCGGAATTCGGCACCGTCTATCGCTACGAGCAATCGGGCGAGTTGAACGGCATGACTCGCGTCCGCGGGTTCTGTCAGGATGACGCCCATATCTTCTGCATGGAAGAGCAGGTCGAAGAAGAGTTCCGCAAGTGCATCGAGATGACCCAGTATGTGCTGAACAGCCTGGGGCTGACCGACTATCGCGTGCGACTTGGTTTCCGCGATCCTGATAACGGCAAGTATGTCGGCAATTCCAAAGTTTGGGATCGGGCCGAGCAGTCGCTGGTTTCGGTTTGCAAAAACATGGGAATCGACGCCGTCGCCGAAGCCGGTGAAGCCGCCTTCTATGGTCCCAAGGCCGACTTTGTCGTCAACGATTGTCTTGGTCGCGAGTGGCAACTCGGCACCGTGCAGTTGGACTACAACTTGCCCAGCACCGAACGCTTCGCGCTAGAGTACGTTGGCGCCGATAATCAGATGCACCGCCCGGTGATGATTCACCGAGCTCCGTTCGGCTCGCTCGAACGTTTCATGGGCGTGCTGATCGAGCATTTCGCGGGCGCCTTTCCGCTGTGGCTCGCGCCCGAGCAAGTACGCGTGCTGGTCGTCAGTCAGAAGTTTGAAGAATACGCTCGCAAAGTCGAAGCCGAACTCAAGCAGGCGGGCTTCCGCGTCAAAGGGGACTATCGCCCTGAAAAAATCGGCTCCAAAATTCGGGACGCCCAGCTGGAACTGATCCCATACATGTTTGTCATCGGCGGACGCGAAATGGAGACCGAATCGGTCGCCGTCCGCGATCGCATTGATGGCGATCTGGGATCAATGAAAGTCGCCGAGGCGATCGATAAGCTAAAGCAGGAAGTCGCCGAACGCAAAGTGCGTCAGGTCTTTACCGGTTCCGCCGGATTAGGAACTGCGGCTACCGGCACGACCGACGAATATTGA
- a CDS encoding aminotransferase class IV: MTRPIAFHTGKWIPLSELSVPIDDLGFVMGTTIVEQLRTFGGKVFRLEQHLARLRDSLAIVGLEIPYTDADLSQVVQEIVAHNHPLLAPGDDLGVAMFITPGSMDHPGKSPMVCIHSRPIAFGGFASKFVAGQALVVPPTRQTPVECWPRQLKVRSRVHYYLADLEAQKIEAKSRAVLLDLDGHVMEATTANLVVHFAGEGLVAPPRDLVLPGISIAALEDYARQLGIAYNQRPMTPADVARADEILLTSTSPCVLPCHRWNGKQVGSGKPGPVFERLISAWGESVGLDIRAQAAQFARRD, encoded by the coding sequence ATGACGCGACCAATCGCATTTCATACCGGCAAATGGATCCCGCTCTCCGAACTTTCCGTCCCGATCGATGACCTTGGCTTCGTCATGGGGACGACGATCGTCGAGCAGCTGCGAACATTCGGCGGAAAAGTATTTCGGCTCGAGCAACACCTGGCGCGACTTCGCGACAGTCTGGCGATTGTGGGACTTGAGATCCCCTATACCGACGCCGACTTGTCCCAAGTGGTCCAAGAGATCGTCGCCCACAACCATCCGCTGCTGGCTCCGGGAGATGACTTGGGGGTTGCAATGTTTATTACCCCGGGAAGCATGGATCACCCGGGAAAATCCCCCATGGTTTGCATTCATTCTCGCCCGATTGCGTTTGGCGGGTTCGCCAGCAAGTTTGTCGCCGGTCAGGCGTTGGTCGTCCCGCCAACTCGGCAAACGCCGGTCGAATGTTGGCCGCGGCAACTCAAGGTCCGTTCGCGGGTTCACTATTACCTGGCCGATCTCGAAGCGCAGAAAATCGAAGCGAAATCGCGCGCCGTCTTGTTGGATCTAGATGGTCACGTCATGGAAGCGACGACCGCCAATCTGGTCGTTCATTTCGCGGGAGAAGGATTGGTCGCACCCCCGCGTGACTTGGTTTTGCCAGGGATTAGTATCGCCGCGCTGGAAGACTACGCGCGGCAACTGGGGATCGCCTACAACCAGCGGCCGATGACGCCGGCCGACGTGGCGCGAGCGGACGAGATATTACTGACCAGCACGTCGCCGTGCGTGCTTCCTTGTCATCGCTGGAACGGCAAACAGGTCGGCAGCGGCAAGCCGGGTCCGGTGTTTGAGCGTCTGATTTCGGCGTGGGGCGAATCGGTCGGACTCGACATTCGCGCCCAAGCCGCCCAATTTGCACGGCGAGATTGA
- the prfB gene encoding peptide chain release factor 2 (programmed frameshift) — MDRDTIDRAETIRQRLTQLQDSLDYASKKETLTATEAKMAAPDFWDNQEIAQTVVGQLKSLKSILEPLDACAGAVGDLDAMLEMAEEDDSFDAEAKAEVARLESELDQLELKALLNGQHDACGALVSIHARDGGTDANDWAEMLLRMYSHWAAENDYTVELIDRADNEEAGINSATFAVRGVMAYGYLKGESGMHRLVRISPFNSEGKRQTSFAAVDVSPEIPDSEEVEINEEDVRIDTYRASGAGGQHVNKTDSAIRLTHIPTGVVVQCQNERSQHKNRAQAWKMLRSRIARIEEERREAEEAARYKTQAKVGFGSQIRNYFLHPDQRVKDARTGHYVGSFHAVMDGDIQGFLDAYLRWRVGQGDKEGK, encoded by the exons ATGGACCGCGATACGATCGACCGTGCCGAAACGATACGTCAACGTTTGACGCAGCTTCAGGACAGTCTT GACTACGCCTCTAAAAAAGAGACGCTGACGGCGACCGAAGCGAAAATGGCTGCGCCCGACTTTTGGGATAATCAAGAGATCGCACAAACCGTCGTCGGCCAGTTGAAATCGCTGAAGTCGATCCTGGAACCGCTGGATGCATGCGCCGGCGCCGTGGGCGATCTTGACGCGATGCTTGAAATGGCGGAAGAGGATGACTCGTTCGACGCCGAAGCGAAAGCCGAAGTCGCACGACTCGAATCGGAGCTGGATCAGCTCGAGCTCAAGGCGCTGCTCAACGGTCAGCATGACGCCTGCGGCGCGCTGGTGTCGATTCATGCGCGGGATGGGGGAACGGACGCCAACGACTGGGCCGAGATGTTGTTGCGGATGTATTCGCACTGGGCCGCCGAGAACGACTATACCGTCGAATTGATCGACCGCGCCGACAACGAAGAAGCCGGCATCAACAGCGCCACGTTCGCGGTTCGCGGCGTCATGGCGTACGGCTACTTAAAAGGGGAGAGCGGAATGCATCGTCTGGTGCGGATCAGCCCGTTCAACTCAGAAGGGAAACGCCAAACCAGCTTTGCGGCGGTCGACGTATCTCCCGAAATCCCCGACAGTGAAGAAGTCGAGATCAATGAAGAAGATGTCCGTATCGACACCTACCGCGCCAGCGGCGCCGGTGGGCAACACGTCAACAAAACGGATAGCGCTATTCGATTGACGCATATCCCGACCGGTGTCGTCGTCCAGTGCCAGAACGAACGCAGCCAGCATAAAAACCGGGCTCAGGCGTGGAAAATGCTGCGTTCGCGAATTGCAAGAATTGAAGAAGAACGACGCGAAGCGGAAGAGGCAGCCCGTTACAAAACGCAAGCCAAGGTCGGCTTCGGTTCGCAAATCCGCAACTATTTCTTGCATCCCGATCAACGCGTAAAAGACGCGCGGACCGGGCACTATGTCGGCAGTTTTCATGCGGTGATGGATGGGGATATTCAAGGCTTTCTCGACGCTTACCTGCGCTGGCGCGTCGGCCAAGGGGATAAAGAAGGAAAATAG
- a CDS encoding PleD family two-component system response regulator produces MDTTKLPVRIMIVDDDRLMRFLLTEILNDAGFETRTAENCKQALILFDEFEPDLVFCDWELPDAAGVDFVRHIRYVQQDRRPFIMMVSAHQSSSALELALNAGANDFLSKPIKKEELLARTAEAQRVQYLEQQLRGLELSGHLTVSRGYYSLYAS; encoded by the coding sequence TTGGATACTACAAAACTGCCCGTACGCATCATGATTGTCGATGACGATCGTCTCATGCGATTTTTACTGACCGAAATTCTCAACGATGCGGGCTTCGAAACGCGCACCGCGGAGAACTGCAAGCAAGCGCTGATATTGTTTGACGAGTTCGAACCGGATCTCGTCTTCTGCGATTGGGAATTACCAGACGCGGCGGGAGTCGATTTCGTCCGGCATATTCGGTACGTTCAGCAAGATCGACGGCCGTTCATCATGATGGTCTCGGCGCATCAAAGCTCGAGTGCGCTAGAGCTCGCTTTGAACGCCGGCGCAAACGACTTTCTCTCGAAGCCGATCAAAAAAGAAGAGCTGTTGGCTCGCACCGCCGAAGCGCAGCGCGTTCAATACCTGGAGCAGCAACTGCGAGGACTTGAGCTTTCGGGTCATCTAACCGTATCGCGTGGATACTACTCGCTTTACGCGAGTTGA